The following proteins are encoded in a genomic region of Streptomyces lunaelactis:
- a CDS encoding glycosyltransferase family 4 protein, with amino-acid sequence MPQHASALASGQEDSVPVQARIGSAVTDSLADDPHIAPVAEPLPRRITFLARRDLGNQAAGGSELLIDRIAGGLTAGGHEVTLVCGGPAAERDYRVVSAGGDAGHFLRARKTFAREVGDCDLLVEVCNGMPYLVPLWHRGPTLCLVNHVHTDLWQMRYPGPAARLGRRLEHWALAGTHRDNLMVAVSESTASELRGIGVAADRIRIVNNGVEDPGALLPEAKEPLFLAVGRLVEYKRIDLLLRLWERVRPVTGGRLVIVGDGPERERLEAMAGPGVTFAGRVSEAEKHRLMCEAWLLLHPSLVEGWGLVVTEAAARATPAVGFDIPGLCDSIEDGETGVLARGESSFAAAWCTLSLSAHRRVAMGRAAARRAKSFRWRSTVRQFQAVAAEAAALASAPGRGR; translated from the coding sequence ATGCCCCAGCACGCGTCCGCTCTGGCCTCCGGCCAGGAGGACTCCGTCCCCGTTCAAGCCCGCATCGGCAGCGCAGTCACCGACTCGCTCGCCGATGACCCGCACATCGCACCCGTCGCGGAACCTCTGCCGCGCCGGATCACCTTCCTCGCCCGCCGTGACCTGGGCAACCAGGCCGCCGGCGGCTCGGAACTGCTCATCGACCGGATAGCCGGCGGTCTGACCGCCGGCGGCCACGAGGTCACGCTCGTGTGTGGCGGCCCGGCCGCAGAACGCGACTACCGGGTGGTCTCCGCGGGCGGTGACGCAGGACACTTCCTGCGCGCCAGGAAGACCTTCGCCCGCGAGGTCGGCGACTGCGACCTGCTGGTCGAGGTGTGCAACGGCATGCCGTACCTGGTGCCGCTGTGGCACCGCGGACCGACGTTGTGCCTGGTCAACCATGTGCACACCGATCTTTGGCAGATGCGTTACCCCGGCCCGGCGGCCCGGCTCGGCCGCAGGCTGGAGCACTGGGCGCTGGCAGGCACTCACCGCGACAACCTGATGGTTGCCGTCTCCGAGTCGACCGCCTCCGAGCTGCGCGGCATCGGCGTGGCCGCGGACCGCATCCGGATCGTCAACAACGGCGTCGAAGACCCCGGCGCGCTGCTGCCCGAGGCGAAGGAGCCGCTGTTCCTGGCCGTCGGCCGCCTGGTGGAGTACAAGCGCATCGATCTGCTCCTGCGGCTGTGGGAGCGGGTCCGTCCGGTCACCGGCGGTCGGCTCGTCATCGTCGGTGACGGCCCCGAACGGGAGCGGCTGGAAGCCATGGCCGGCCCCGGTGTGACGTTCGCGGGCCGGGTGTCGGAGGCCGAGAAGCACCGGCTGATGTGCGAGGCGTGGCTGCTGTTGCACCCCTCCCTCGTCGAGGGCTGGGGGCTGGTCGTCACCGAGGCCGCCGCCCGGGCCACTCCCGCAGTCGGTTTCGACATACCGGGCCTGTGCGATTCCATCGAGGACGGGGAGACCGGGGTGCTGGCCCGGGGCGAGAGTTCGTTCGCCGCCGCGTGGTGCACTCTGTCCCTCAGTGCCCACCGGCGCGTAGCCATGGGACGTGCCGCCGCGCGTCGCGCCAAGTCCTTCCGCTGGAGATCGACGGTCCGTCAGTTCCAGGCGGTTGCCGCCGAGGCCGCGGCGCTCGCCTCCGCCCCGGGACGCGGGAGGTGA
- a CDS encoding DUF3068 domain-containing protein — protein sequence MRRSTSRLSLILLGTGVFLLVLTQLLAWYVEPRAKRTPTDVNSTTVFSGEGSYFDTGSLSTVDGQTITITRRVLGDVAGSERSGNAIWDVSTQIDTPKTLPLADPRKSLQWTTERWVTDRRTNLPVRCCEEKPGFEGEAYLKFPFDVEKRVYTWWDSTLGATVPLEFKGTTKIRGHRGYLFGGTVAATHTGERQVPGVLVGRPQGQVLAEEWYSNAGIELTVDQRTGRIMNAVIAPTKTLRAPGSKKDAVTLLSSKRLEFTEATRREQVTLASDDGSRLQLLGETVPVVGGIAGGLLAAAGVVMLIRGRRQTEHSGE from the coding sequence ATGCGCCGTTCAACGTCGCGTTTGTCCCTGATTCTGCTGGGTACTGGCGTTTTTCTGCTGGTACTCACTCAGCTGCTCGCCTGGTACGTGGAGCCGCGTGCCAAGCGCACACCGACCGACGTGAACTCCACGACGGTCTTCAGTGGTGAGGGTAGCTATTTCGACACCGGATCCCTCTCCACGGTGGACGGCCAGACGATAACGATCACCCGTCGAGTGCTGGGCGACGTCGCCGGCAGCGAGCGCAGCGGAAACGCGATCTGGGACGTGTCGACACAGATCGACACGCCGAAGACGCTGCCGCTGGCCGACCCGCGGAAATCCCTGCAGTGGACCACGGAACGCTGGGTCACCGACCGCCGGACGAACCTGCCGGTGCGCTGCTGCGAGGAGAAGCCCGGGTTCGAGGGCGAGGCCTACCTGAAGTTCCCGTTCGACGTCGAGAAGCGCGTTTACACCTGGTGGGACAGCACCCTGGGTGCCACCGTGCCGCTGGAGTTCAAGGGCACCACCAAGATCCGCGGCCACCGGGGCTACCTCTTCGGCGGCACTGTCGCGGCCACCCACACCGGCGAGCGTCAGGTGCCCGGAGTGCTGGTGGGCCGCCCGCAGGGCCAGGTGCTCGCCGAGGAGTGGTACTCCAACGCGGGGATTGAGCTGACGGTGGACCAGCGCACGGGCCGGATCATGAACGCGGTGATCGCGCCGACGAAGACGCTGCGGGCCCCTGGTTCGAAGAAGGACGCGGTCACCCTGCTGTCCAGTAAGCGGCTGGAGTTCACCGAGGCGACCCGGCGCGAGCAGGTGACGCTGGCCTCGGACGACGGCAGTCGGCTGCAGCTGCTCGGCGAGACTGTGCCCGTTGTGGGCGGGATCGCGGGCGGTCTGCTCGCCGCCGCCGGCGTGGTGATGCTGATCCGTGGCCGCCGGCAGACGGAACACTCAGGCGAGTGA
- a CDS encoding PucR family transcriptional regulator: protein MRTGRPGEGAVAASSAWHDVPRARIQRFADRALEQVPELAQDILAAIRREYPGLAFIADESGEPKALVAIRHALELFVEQMTTGSDRPRALPEMFQDFGRGEVTQGRSLDSLQGIYRLGVRLSWRRMAEIGQQVDIPPAAMYELAESAFEYLDVMVAQSVRGYAEAVARQAGERLRLQRQLVELLLAEHRTDPSAFLADRAAGVGWQLPEKVAVAVLLRPAQEAVAPAVGDEVLLDMEGEQPRMVVPDPDAPGRAELLHRALASWSGAIGPSVPLAEAATSLRWAEAAVGMIEQGLLPQGRLLHCGEHVEALVLLPAGELIDDLARRRLAQLGECGGPAHAHRLAETLLAWLETRGGAPEVAAQLGVHPQTVRYRLRQLRELWGEDLDDPDRRFELELVLRARRLRGDLVPPPD, encoded by the coding sequence ATGCGGACCGGACGTCCGGGAGAAGGTGCTGTGGCAGCGTCGTCAGCGTGGCACGACGTGCCACGAGCACGGATTCAGCGGTTCGCCGACCGAGCCCTGGAGCAGGTCCCCGAGCTTGCACAGGACATCCTCGCCGCGATCCGACGGGAATATCCGGGTCTGGCGTTCATCGCCGACGAGTCCGGAGAGCCGAAGGCCCTGGTGGCGATACGGCACGCGCTGGAGCTCTTCGTGGAGCAGATGACCACCGGGTCGGACCGGCCGCGCGCCCTTCCCGAGATGTTCCAGGACTTCGGGCGCGGCGAAGTTACGCAGGGGCGCAGCCTGGACTCCTTGCAGGGGATCTACCGGCTGGGCGTACGCCTTTCCTGGCGGCGTATGGCGGAGATCGGCCAGCAGGTCGACATCCCGCCCGCAGCCATGTACGAACTCGCCGAGTCCGCGTTCGAGTACCTCGACGTCATGGTGGCCCAGTCGGTACGCGGCTACGCCGAGGCCGTCGCCCGCCAGGCCGGGGAGCGGCTGCGCCTGCAACGACAACTCGTCGAGCTCCTGCTCGCCGAGCACCGCACGGATCCGTCCGCCTTCCTCGCCGACCGCGCGGCCGGCGTCGGCTGGCAACTGCCCGAAAAGGTGGCGGTGGCCGTGCTGCTCCGCCCCGCCCAGGAGGCTGTCGCCCCCGCCGTGGGCGACGAGGTGCTGCTCGACATGGAGGGCGAGCAGCCGCGCATGGTGGTGCCGGACCCGGACGCCCCCGGGCGCGCGGAGTTGCTGCACCGGGCCTTGGCCAGTTGGTCCGGCGCGATCGGCCCGTCGGTTCCCCTGGCGGAGGCCGCCACGTCGCTGCGCTGGGCGGAGGCCGCCGTCGGGATGATCGAGCAGGGCCTGCTGCCGCAAGGGCGGCTCCTGCACTGCGGCGAGCACGTCGAAGCCCTGGTGCTGCTGCCCGCAGGGGAGTTGATCGACGATCTGGCGCGGCGGCGGCTCGCCCAGTTGGGCGAGTGTGGCGGCCCGGCGCACGCCCACCGTCTCGCCGAGACCCTGCTGGCCTGGCTGGAAACGCGGGGTGGCGCGCCGGAGGTGGCCGCCCAGCTCGGAGTCCACCCGCAGACCGTGCGCTACCGGCTGAGACAGCTCCGTGAGTTGTGGGGCGAGGACCTGGACGACCCGGACCGCCGCTTCGAACTGGAGTTGGTGCTTCGCGCTCGGCGGCTGCGCGGTGATCTCGTCCCACCGCCTGACTGA
- a CDS encoding secondary thiamine-phosphate synthase enzyme YjbQ encodes MPGRFTTRTLNISTGSAETVTDLTHACEQFLQEAAGGRDGLLNVFVPHATAGIAVIETGAGSDDDLLAALHTLLPADDRWQHRHGSPGHGRDHVLPAFVPPHATLPVISGRLELGTWQSVCLVDTNKDNPNRQVRLSFLG; translated from the coding sequence ATGCCCGGACGCTTCACCACCAGGACCCTGAACATCTCCACCGGCTCGGCCGAGACGGTCACCGATCTGACCCACGCCTGCGAGCAGTTCCTCCAGGAAGCCGCGGGAGGCAGGGACGGCCTGCTCAATGTCTTCGTCCCGCATGCGACGGCAGGCATCGCCGTCATCGAGACCGGCGCGGGCAGCGACGACGATCTGCTCGCCGCGCTGCACACGCTGCTGCCCGCCGACGACCGCTGGCAGCACCGGCACGGCAGCCCCGGTCACGGCAGGGACCATGTGCTGCCCGCCTTCGTACCGCCGCACGCGACCCTGCCGGTGATCAGCGGGCGGCTGGAGCTCGGCACCTGGCAGTCCGTCTGCCTGGTGGACACGAACAAGGACAACCCGAACCGCCAGGTGCGGCTGAGCTTCCTAGGTTGA
- a CDS encoding TetR/AcrR family transcriptional regulator, whose product MNDSDEGAGHAARPKRADARRNKETLLDAAAAVFVTSGVEAPIRDIAAEAGVGTATIYRHFPTRADLIIAVYRHQVEACAEAGPALLATSPTPPAALGQWINLFVDFLVTKHGLAAVLQSDNAGFETLHSYFLNRLVPVCTQLLDAAAASGEIRSDLQAYELMRGVGNLCIGADSDPRYDPRRLVELLIAGLRRPH is encoded by the coding sequence GTGAACGACAGCGACGAGGGCGCGGGGCACGCGGCCCGGCCCAAACGGGCGGACGCCCGGCGCAACAAGGAGACTCTGCTCGACGCGGCCGCCGCGGTCTTCGTCACGTCGGGCGTGGAAGCGCCGATCCGCGACATCGCGGCCGAGGCCGGCGTCGGGACGGCCACGATCTACCGCCACTTCCCGACGCGAGCGGATCTCATCATCGCCGTCTACCGGCACCAGGTCGAGGCATGCGCCGAGGCCGGTCCAGCCCTGCTGGCAACCAGCCCAACTCCGCCCGCCGCACTGGGGCAATGGATCAATCTCTTCGTTGACTTCCTGGTCACCAAACATGGTCTCGCTGCCGTGCTGCAGTCCGACAACGCAGGCTTCGAGACGCTGCACTCCTACTTCCTCAACCGCCTCGTGCCCGTCTGCACCCAACTGCTCGACGCCGCAGCCGCCTCCGGCGAGATCCGATCCGACCTGCAGGCCTACGAACTCATGCGCGGCGTCGGGAACCTCTGCATCGGCGCGGACAGCGATCCCCGCTACGACCCACGCCGGCTGGTCGAACTCCTCATCGCAGGACTACGCCGACCGCACTGA
- a CDS encoding aldo/keto reductase has product MQYRTLGRTGVQVSSLALGAMNFGKIGRTTQDEATAVVDAALEGGINIIDTADMYSDGGSEEMVGKAIAGRRDDIVLATKANMPMGDERNHQGSSRRWLVTELDNSLRRLGVDHVDLYQIHRWDPNTSDEETLSALTDLQRAGKIRYFGSSTFPAYRMVQAQWAAREHHLSRYVTEQPSYSILQRGIETHVLPVAEEYGLGVLVWSPLASGWLSGAIREGQEITTSRSTFMPQRFDTTIPSNRARLDAVEQLAKVADEAGLTMIQLALGFVTAHPAVTSAIIGPRTLDHLHSQLAAADTVLSADVLDAIDAIVAPGVDLAAHEKFDTPPALLDPSLRRR; this is encoded by the coding sequence ATGCAGTACCGCACCTTGGGCCGCACCGGTGTGCAGGTCAGCTCCCTCGCGCTCGGCGCGATGAACTTCGGCAAGATCGGGCGCACCACCCAGGACGAGGCCACCGCTGTCGTCGACGCCGCTCTCGAGGGCGGGATCAACATCATCGACACCGCCGACATGTACAGCGACGGCGGGTCGGAGGAGATGGTCGGCAAAGCCATCGCCGGCCGCCGCGACGACATCGTGCTGGCCACGAAGGCGAACATGCCCATGGGCGACGAGCGCAACCATCAGGGCAGTTCGCGCCGCTGGCTGGTCACCGAGCTCGACAACAGCCTGCGCCGCCTCGGTGTCGACCACGTTGATCTCTACCAGATCCACCGGTGGGACCCGAACACCAGCGACGAGGAGACGCTGTCGGCTCTGACCGACCTGCAGCGCGCGGGAAAGATCCGCTACTTCGGCTCCTCGACCTTCCCCGCATACCGCATGGTGCAAGCACAGTGGGCCGCCCGCGAGCATCACCTGAGCCGTTACGTCACCGAACAGCCCAGCTACTCGATCCTGCAGCGCGGGATCGAGACCCACGTCCTGCCCGTGGCCGAGGAGTACGGGCTCGGTGTGCTGGTGTGGAGCCCGCTGGCCTCGGGCTGGCTGTCGGGCGCGATCCGCGAGGGCCAGGAAATCACCACCAGCCGCTCAACGTTCATGCCGCAACGCTTCGACACCACCATCCCGTCCAACCGGGCCAGGCTCGATGCCGTAGAGCAGCTGGCCAAGGTCGCCGACGAGGCCGGCCTGACCATGATCCAGCTCGCGCTCGGTTTCGTGACCGCGCACCCAGCCGTGACCAGCGCGATCATCGGCCCCCGCACGCTGGACCACCTGCACTCGCAACTCGCCGCCGCCGACACCGTGCTCTCCGCCGACGTGCTCGACGCGATCGACGCGATCGTCGCCCCCGGTGTCGACCTGGCCGCACACGAGAAGTTCGACACTCCGCCCGCGCTGCTCGACCCGTCACTACGGCGCCGCTGA
- a CDS encoding LLM class flavin-dependent oxidoreductase, with amino-acid sequence MTHTTRPRFGIMTAPSQVDYHDVLRVWREADSIPEIEHAWLFDHLMPIGGDPGGPTYESWTLLSALAAHTRRLRLGVLVTSNRFRPPAVLAKIAATVDIVSGGRLEFGIGAGSRPSHPLARREYAAHGLPFHDSAHAVGSLAEACTVIRRLWTEEEPFDFHGTYLHLTGAFGNPKPVQRPHPPILIGGRSSSTLRVVAEHADLWNIPGGDIDDAVRRSALLDRYCTEIGRDPASITRSVLLPVSYGRPGATRDAIGDAIDAGFRHIVLGLPAPYPADVARWVTDELISTSAEAVSDT; translated from the coding sequence ATGACGCACACCACCCGGCCTCGTTTCGGGATCATGACAGCCCCCTCGCAGGTCGACTACCACGACGTCCTGAGGGTGTGGCGCGAAGCGGACTCGATCCCGGAGATCGAGCATGCGTGGTTGTTCGATCACCTCATGCCGATCGGCGGCGACCCGGGCGGACCGACCTACGAAAGCTGGACGCTGCTCTCGGCCCTTGCCGCCCACACCCGACGACTGCGGCTCGGCGTGCTGGTGACCAGCAACCGGTTCCGACCGCCCGCGGTGCTGGCCAAGATCGCCGCGACCGTCGACATCGTCTCCGGCGGACGGCTCGAGTTCGGCATCGGCGCCGGCTCACGGCCCAGCCATCCCCTGGCCCGGCGTGAGTACGCAGCACACGGCCTGCCCTTCCACGACTCCGCGCACGCCGTGGGGAGCCTCGCCGAAGCCTGCACGGTGATCCGGCGGTTGTGGACCGAGGAGGAACCGTTCGACTTCCACGGCACCTACCTCCACCTCACCGGAGCGTTCGGCAACCCCAAACCTGTCCAGCGCCCCCACCCGCCGATCCTCATCGGCGGACGCTCGTCCTCGACGCTGCGCGTGGTCGCCGAGCACGCCGACCTGTGGAACATCCCGGGCGGCGACATCGACGACGCCGTCCGCCGCAGCGCACTGCTGGACCGCTACTGCACCGAGATCGGCCGCGACCCCGCCTCAATCACCCGCTCGGTCCTCCTGCCCGTCTCCTACGGCCGGCCCGGCGCCACGCGGGACGCGATCGGCGACGCGATCGACGCCGGCTTCCGGCACATCGTCCTTGGACTGCCGGCGCCCTACCCCGCGGACGTCGCACGGTGGGTCACCGACGAGCTCATCAGCACGTCGGCCGAGGCCGTGTCTGACACATAG
- a CDS encoding NAD(P)-binding domain-containing protein, whose translation MNNFGARDVDVVVIGAGQAGLSGAYHLRRAGLEPDRDFVVLDHAPRAGGAWQFRWPSLTYGKVHGMHALPGMELTGADEGRRSSEVIGEYFSAYEERFGLLVHRPVDVRAVREGEGGRLLVATSEGTWSTRALINATGTWDRPFWPRYPGQETFRGRQLHTVDYPGPEKFAGQRVIVVGGGASGTQHLMEIAEVAADTTWVTRRPPVFREGPFNEDAGREAVAMVEERVRRGLPPMSVVSVTGLPLTDAVRRARESGVLDRLPMFDRITPTGALWDDGLTVEADVMLWATGFRAAIDHLAPLRLREMGGGIQVEGTRAVRDARIHLVGYGPSASTIGANRAGRAAVREIKQLLEREPSLA comes from the coding sequence GTGAACAACTTCGGGGCGCGGGACGTGGACGTGGTCGTCATCGGCGCCGGACAGGCGGGCCTGTCCGGCGCCTACCATCTGCGGCGCGCAGGCCTGGAGCCGGACCGCGATTTCGTGGTGCTCGACCATGCCCCGCGCGCGGGCGGCGCGTGGCAGTTCCGCTGGCCCTCACTGACGTACGGCAAGGTGCACGGCATGCACGCGCTGCCGGGTATGGAGCTGACCGGCGCCGACGAGGGACGGCGCTCCTCCGAGGTGATCGGCGAGTACTTCTCCGCATACGAGGAGCGCTTCGGTCTGTTGGTCCACCGGCCCGTGGACGTCAGGGCGGTGCGCGAGGGCGAGGGCGGGCGGCTGCTCGTCGCGACCTCGGAGGGGACCTGGTCGACGCGGGCGCTCATCAATGCGACCGGCACCTGGGACCGTCCGTTCTGGCCTCGCTACCCCGGCCAGGAGACCTTCCGTGGACGGCAGTTGCACACCGTGGACTACCCGGGGCCGGAGAAGTTCGCCGGGCAGCGCGTGATCGTGGTGGGCGGCGGCGCTTCGGGGACCCAGCATCTGATGGAGATCGCGGAGGTGGCGGCGGACACCACCTGGGTGACGCGCCGGCCGCCCGTATTCCGCGAGGGCCCGTTCAACGAGGACGCAGGCCGGGAGGCGGTGGCCATGGTGGAGGAGCGCGTACGGCGCGGACTGCCGCCGATGAGCGTCGTCTCCGTCACCGGGCTGCCTCTCACCGACGCCGTGCGCCGTGCCCGCGAGAGCGGCGTACTGGACCGGCTGCCGATGTTCGACCGGATCACACCGACGGGGGCTCTCTGGGACGACGGGCTGACCGTGGAGGCGGATGTGATGCTCTGGGCGACCGGCTTCCGCGCGGCGATCGACCATCTCGCGCCGCTGCGGCTGCGTGAGATGGGCGGCGGCATCCAGGTGGAGGGCACCCGTGCGGTACGGGACGCCCGTATCCATCTCGTCGGTTACGGGCCTTCGGCCTCGACGATCGGCGCCAACCGGGCGGGCCGGGCGGCGGTCCGCGAGATCAAGCAGCTGCTGGAACGCGAACCGAGCCTGGCCTGA
- the mltG gene encoding endolytic transglycosylase MltG, translating into MMNEPSSAKPGRRSRLTRRGRLLLFVGTVVVVVIAAVLVTLLLKETKEEKASLVVPEGWRASQVYAAVDKALDKTPGTTRKAAGAAQLKLPADAKGNPEGYLFPATYPVDSKSTPTSLLSYMVNTANQRFGAEHISSGAQRSGVTIYQMVNIASIVQAEADTPQDMAKVARVVYNRLAKGMPLQMDSTLNYALNRSTLDTTAADTRIDSPYNSYQRPGLPPTPIANPGEAAMNAAINPSPGDWLYFVTVAPGDTRFTADYKEHQRNVEEFNAHRRESGSG; encoded by the coding sequence ATGATGAACGAACCCTCGTCGGCCAAGCCCGGGCGCAGGTCCCGGCTGACCCGGCGTGGCCGGCTGCTCCTGTTCGTCGGCACGGTCGTCGTCGTTGTGATCGCCGCGGTGCTGGTGACGCTGCTGCTGAAGGAGACCAAAGAGGAGAAGGCGTCGCTGGTCGTCCCCGAGGGCTGGCGAGCCTCACAGGTGTACGCGGCGGTCGACAAGGCACTCGACAAGACACCCGGCACCACCCGCAAGGCGGCGGGCGCCGCACAGTTGAAGCTGCCGGCCGACGCCAAGGGCAACCCCGAGGGCTACCTCTTCCCGGCCACGTATCCGGTCGACTCCAAGAGCACGCCGACGAGCCTGCTCAGCTACATGGTCAACACGGCCAATCAGCGGTTCGGGGCCGAGCACATCAGCAGCGGCGCGCAGCGCAGCGGGGTGACCATCTATCAGATGGTGAACATCGCCAGCATCGTGCAGGCCGAGGCCGACACCCCGCAGGACATGGCCAAGGTGGCGCGGGTCGTCTACAACCGGCTCGCCAAGGGCATGCCGCTCCAGATGGACTCGACGCTCAACTACGCCCTGAACCGGAGCACTCTGGACACCACGGCCGCAGACACCAGGATCGACAGTCCGTACAACAGCTACCAGCGCCCGGGCCTGCCGCCCACCCCCATCGCCAATCCGGGGGAGGCGGCGATGAACGCGGCGATCAATCCCTCGCCCGGGGACTGGCTGTACTTCGTAACCGTCGCGCCGGGGGACACCCGATTCACCGCCGACTACAAGGAGCACCAGCGCAACGTCGAGGAGTTCAACGCCCATCGCCGGGAGTCCGGTTCCGGTTGA
- a CDS encoding ABC transporter ATP-binding protein, with amino-acid sequence MHPEPVPWTPPAKNPEQPPAEVRRILRLFRPYRGRLAVVGLLVGAASLVSVASPFLLREILDTAIPQGRTGLLSLLALGMILTAVMNSVFGVLQTLISTTVGQRVMHDLRTGVYAQLQRMPLAFFTRTRTGEVQSRIANDIGGMQATVTSTATSLVSNLTAVVATVVAMLALDWRLTAVSLLLLPLFVWISRRVGRERKKITTQRQKQMAVMAATVTESLSVSGILLGRTMGRADSLTTSFAEESERLVDLEVRSSMAGRWRMSTIGIVMAAMPALIYWAAGLALQSGGPAISIGTLVAFVSLQQGLFRPAVSLLSTGVQMQTSLALFQRIFEYLDLPVDITEPEKPVRLETVRGEVRFEDVDFAYEDRQARPTLDGIDVTVPAGGSLAVVGPTGSGKSTLSYLVPRLYDVTGGRVTIDGVDVRDLDFDTLARAVGVVSQETYLFHASVAENLRFAKPEATDAEIEAAARAAQIHDHIASLPDGYDTLVGERGYRFSGGEKQRLAIARTILRDPPVLILDEATSALDTRTEHAVQQAIDALSAGRTTITIAHRLSTVRDADQIVVLDAGRIAERGSHEELLDGDGRYTALVRRDTRLAPVAP; translated from the coding sequence ATGCACCCCGAACCCGTCCCGTGGACACCCCCGGCCAAGAATCCGGAGCAGCCGCCCGCCGAGGTGCGGCGCATCCTCCGGCTCTTCCGTCCCTATCGCGGCCGGCTCGCCGTCGTCGGCCTGCTCGTCGGCGCCGCTTCTCTCGTCTCGGTCGCCTCGCCGTTCCTGCTGCGCGAGATCCTCGACACCGCGATCCCGCAGGGCCGCACCGGGCTGCTCAGCCTGCTCGCCCTCGGCATGATCCTCACCGCGGTGATGAACAGCGTCTTCGGCGTGCTCCAGACGCTCATCTCCACCACCGTCGGCCAGCGCGTCATGCACGACCTGCGCACGGGTGTCTACGCCCAGCTGCAGCGCATGCCGCTCGCCTTCTTCACCAGGACGCGCACCGGAGAGGTCCAGTCACGCATCGCCAATGACATCGGCGGGATGCAGGCGACCGTGACCTCCACCGCGACCTCCCTGGTCTCCAACCTCACCGCCGTGGTCGCCACGGTCGTCGCGATGCTCGCGCTGGACTGGCGGCTCACCGCCGTCTCGCTGCTTCTGCTGCCGCTGTTCGTGTGGATCAGCCGCCGCGTGGGCCGCGAGCGTAAGAAGATCACCACTCAGCGGCAGAAGCAGATGGCCGTCATGGCCGCCACCGTCACCGAATCGCTCTCGGTCAGCGGCATCCTGCTCGGCCGCACGATGGGCCGGGCCGACTCGCTCACCACGTCCTTCGCCGAGGAGTCCGAGCGCCTCGTCGACCTCGAAGTGCGCTCCAGCATGGCCGGACGCTGGCGGATGTCGACGATAGGCATCGTCATGGCCGCCATGCCCGCCTTGATCTACTGGGCAGCGGGCCTGGCGCTCCAGTCCGGCGGACCCGCGATCTCCATCGGCACCCTCGTCGCTTTCGTCTCGCTCCAGCAGGGCCTGTTCCGGCCGGCTGTGAGCCTGCTCTCCACCGGAGTGCAGATGCAGACCTCGCTCGCCCTCTTCCAGCGCATCTTCGAGTATCTCGACCTGCCGGTGGACATCACCGAACCCGAGAAGCCGGTCCGGCTCGAGACGGTCCGCGGTGAAGTGCGCTTCGAGGACGTCGACTTCGCGTACGAGGACAGGCAGGCGCGGCCGACCCTCGACGGGATCGATGTCACGGTCCCGGCGGGCGGCAGCCTCGCCGTCGTCGGACCCACCGGCTCCGGCAAGTCCACGCTCAGCTATCTGGTGCCCCGGCTCTACGACGTCACCGGCGGCCGGGTCACGATCGACGGCGTTGATGTGCGCGACCTCGACTTCGACACCCTCGCGAGGGCCGTGGGAGTCGTCTCCCAGGAGACATATCTCTTCCATGCCTCCGTCGCCGAGAATCTGCGCTTCGCCAAGCCGGAGGCCACCGACGCGGAGATAGAAGCGGCCGCGCGCGCCGCACAGATCCACGACCACATCGCGTCCCTGCCCGACGGCTACGACACTCTGGTGGGTGAGCGCGGCTACCGCTTCTCCGGCGGCGAGAAGCAGCGCCTTGCCATCGCCCGCACCATCCTGCGCGATCCGCCCGTTCTCATCCTCGACGAGGCGACGAGCGCACTCGACACCCGTACCGAGCACGCTGTGCAGCAGGCCATCGACGCACTCTCCGCGGGCCGGACCACCATCACCATCGCCCACCGGCTCTCCACGGTCAGGGACGCCGACCAGATCGTCGTCCTCGACGCCGGGCGCATAGCCGAGCGAGGCAGCCATGAGGAGCTGCTCGACGGGGACGGCCGCTATACCGCTCTGGTGCGCAGGGACACGAGGTTGGCCCCGGTCGCACCCTGA
- a CDS encoding MarR family winged helix-turn-helix transcriptional regulator — protein MLDSSSGAPDPDGLLAEQLLRLTRRLHRSQKRQLESAEIAITPAQSRLLRTVAHYDQPPRMADLAARLEVVPRAVTSLVDGLEASGRVRRVPDPSNRRVIRIELTDAGRATLRALRTARRAAAEDILAPLTADQREVFGGLLSTLVDGPGPRC, from the coding sequence ATGCTGGATTCATCTTCCGGGGCACCCGACCCCGACGGCCTGCTGGCCGAGCAGTTGCTGCGGCTCACCCGGCGGCTCCACCGCAGCCAGAAGCGGCAGCTGGAGTCTGCCGAGATCGCGATCACCCCCGCGCAGTCCCGGCTGCTGCGCACCGTCGCGCACTACGACCAGCCGCCGCGGATGGCGGATCTCGCCGCCCGCCTCGAAGTGGTGCCCCGCGCCGTGACGAGTCTCGTCGACGGTCTGGAGGCGAGCGGCCGCGTCCGCCGCGTCCCGGATCCGAGCAACCGCAGGGTGATCCGGATCGAGCTGACCGACGCCGGCCGCGCCACGCTCAGAGCGCTGCGGACCGCGCGCCGCGCGGCCGCGGAGGACATCCTGGCTCCCTTGACCGCCGATCAGCGCGAGGTCTTCGGCGGACTGTTGTCCACGCTGGTCGACGGACCGGGGCCGCGCTGCTGA